One part of the Gadus macrocephalus chromosome 8, ASM3116895v1 genome encodes these proteins:
- the LOC132463681 gene encoding zinc finger protein 862-like, protein MAVRPKPGGRLSEFLADMRLQRRRQQEMGEMAIYKFRTITLKGQASELAGDSVGGTKLEKVMDATIISTVKHLKARFSSLLGESASGSDTTKAVKCFNIFNHDSWPENQEDLVDHGADDLAFLLDHFSTVLRRNGVNTDLAKEEFVGLKLLIARMFKDKTYLSLWELMLTREPYCSQYKNILHLVHIMLVLPVSAAVCERGFSAQKRIKSDTRASLHSDTVEDLIRISVEGPSLEDFDARESVGSWFSQGQRSRRPNYMSWPSEGHVTAIEDSP, encoded by the exons ATGGCTGTGAGACCCAAGCCTGGGGGAAGACTGTCAGAGTTCCTGGCTGACATGAGGctgcagaggaggaggcagcaAGAAATGGGTGAAATGGCAATCTACAAATTCCGG acaataacACTCAAAGGACAAGCATCAGAGCTGGCAGGAGATAGTGTTGGTGGCACTAAACTTGAAAAAGTAATGGATGCAACGATCATATCCACTGTAAAACATCTGAAAGCAAGATTCAGTAGCCTCCTAG GGGAGAGTGCTTCCGGGTCTGACACAACCAAGGCTGTCAAATGCTTCAACATTTTCAATCACGATAGCTGGCCAGAGAACCAAGAAGACTTAGTAGACCATGGTGCTGATGACCTTGCATTTCTCTTGGATCACTTCTCCACAGTTCTGAGAAG AAATGGTGTAAACACTGACCTTGCAAAAGAAGAGTTTGTGGGCTTAAAGCTATTAATTGCAAGGATGTTCAAAGACAAGACCTACCTCAGCCTTTGGGAGCTCATGTTGACCAGAGAGCCCTACTGCTCACAGTACAAG AACATCCTGCATCTTGTACACATTATGCTGGTCCTCCCTGTCTCAGCTGCAGTTTGTGAAAGAGGATTCTCTGCACAGAAGAGGATCAAATCAGACACTAGGGCATCCCTCCATTCAGACACAGTTGAAGATCTGATAAGAATCAGTGTAGAGGGACCAAGTCTGGAAGATTTTGACGCTAGAGAGAGTGTGGGAAGCTGGTTTAGCCAAGGCCAAAGATCAAGAAGGCCAAACTACATGAGTTGGCCATCAGAGGGGCATGTGACTGCAATTGAGGATAGTCCATAA